In a genomic window of Thiovulum sp. ES:
- a CDS encoding molybdopterin biosynthesis enzyme (PFAM: Probable molybdopterin binding domain; MoeA N-terminal region (domain I and II)~TIGRFAM: molybdenum cofactor synthesis domain) gives MRKFISWEKSIELLETLKVDRVVSERVPLQNSLDRILAEDIIAKENSPKHQTSALDGFAIQILDQQSEFIEITENDNPAGASQIPTLVKGIAIKTFTGSPMPFGSDTLVPIENVEVLENRLYIRQKVSIGNGVRPVGEVWKRDEIIIEKGTKISPFEIGIMAELNIVSPKVAVKPKVSIFTTGDEVLLLGEEKTRESQIRSSNNYTLESLVSKNGGEAIQLGSVGDSKSEMLETFQNAMKSSDLIVTTGGVSVGDYDFVRDVVKKLGFEILFHGVKIKPGQHILVAKKGEKVLLSLPGFAYSSTITAILYLLPLIRNRLGLEFQNTFTGAVLREDFYKRSKKTEITACNLYFKDGSISIGFKNKKIGTSAILRNMLDSPALLFSNETCGDKKAGEIVRVIIL, from the coding sequence TTGAGAAAGTTTATTTCTTGGGAAAAATCCATCGAGCTTTTAGAAACTCTAAAAGTTGATAGAGTTGTATCGGAGAGAGTCCCTCTCCAAAACTCACTTGACCGAATTCTTGCTGAAGATATTATTGCAAAAGAGAATTCTCCAAAACATCAAACTTCAGCACTTGACGGTTTCGCAATTCAAATTTTGGATCAACAATCTGAATTTATTGAAATCACTGAAAATGATAATCCAGCAGGTGCTTCTCAAATTCCAACTTTAGTAAAAGGAATAGCAATAAAAACTTTTACAGGTTCTCCAATGCCTTTTGGGAGCGATACACTTGTGCCAATTGAGAATGTTGAAGTTCTTGAAAATAGGCTTTATATTCGTCAAAAAGTTTCTATTGGAAATGGAGTCCGACCAGTTGGTGAAGTTTGGAAAAGAGATGAAATTATTATTGAGAAAGGGACAAAAATTTCTCCTTTTGAAATTGGAATCATGGCGGAATTAAACATTGTTTCCCCAAAAGTCGCCGTGAAACCTAAAGTCTCAATTTTTACAACTGGCGATGAGGTGCTACTTCTCGGTGAAGAGAAAACTCGAGAATCTCAAATTCGTAGTTCTAATAATTACACTTTAGAAAGCTTAGTTTCTAAAAATGGAGGTGAAGCAATTCAGCTTGGTAGTGTTGGTGATAGTAAAAGTGAGATGTTAGAAACTTTTCAAAATGCAATGAAATCTTCTGACCTCATCGTTACAACAGGCGGTGTAAGTGTTGGTGATTACGATTTTGTGCGAGATGTTGTTAAGAAACTGGGTTTTGAAATTCTTTTCCATGGTGTAAAAATTAAACCTGGTCAGCATATTCTTGTTGCTAAAAAAGGTGAAAAAGTTCTTCTCTCTCTTCCAGGTTTTGCTTACTCTTCTACAATTACAGCAATTTTGTATCTTTTGCCACTAATTAGAAACCGATTAGGGTTAGAATTTCAAAATACTTTTACAGGTGCTGTTTTAAGAGAAGATTTTTACAAACGATCTAAAAAGACTGAAATTACTGCTTGTAATCTTTATTTTAAAGATGGTAGTATTTCTATTGGTTTTAAAAATAAAAAAATTGGCACAAGTGCTATTTTAAGAAACATGCTAGATTCACCAGCTTTATTATTTTCTAACGAAACTTGTGGAGATAAAAAGGCGGGTGAAATAGTTAGGGTGATTATTTTGTGA
- a CDS encoding Methyl-accepting chemotaxis protein with nitrate/nitrite sensing domain Mcp4 (PFAM: HAMP domain; Nitrate and nitrite sensing; Methyl-accepting chemotaxis protein (MCP) signaling domain), with amino-acid sequence MLGKLSIRTKLLAIFLLPTIGLAVLLAFTSFEKKAVVDEMDNLNDIAKLSSTMAEVISSLERERAYTTSFLYQNGNAFREELRKQRNSSNETINKFKSTLSSLNRNNYPANVKKSIDNTVIEISKLVDERLQISGLKFSVVEARNHYTKIINSFLRAIGSFSFIANDPKTIKMFSAYASFLNAKETLSLQKTVGSILFSKNQFSNEDRENFGKFIVEHDSFIKSFNMFADSQTKLQKKLLLNNKLLSNVKRLEDTIIRNNSIGGFNVNPRDWDTQSSYIMDKITEVEKFIEKDLSRKRTNLIILSFKLGNVLNAIQSERYVSGDFYNSRNELLKDFLKGEHLKLDKAISELSSISKRAFSKDVSKELYHFNEQLEKLDEVRKDILSFQIGTDKINKFYNSFAHEALDIIHYAIFSSNLNSNSFRTLLSYYEILEIKELLSREQSIVLSAFKENKISIIAHGSLLQLDAELEKVVHNFTVDAPSKISKKFRKLVLEKDQFTAIENMKKAIQQTELFGGMNIKQEHWEKVVSSEINAYKELENYIIKNILDYTFKISTEIKVGFAILNGIFIGLLVLSLLISYLIFRSMTKAVSEFERASTHFKELDTRLEITTQDELGKAQSSLNTFIELVQSTIQDAKNTSRETVGNRENLNTNLDQIQRAISTTSGTIVDIANKMGIVKATLGMSLTDSETTKDKISQAYEDLIVSQNAIDELIKEVRSDSVRDLQMAEDLTATSKKTQNVQEVITKIDEIAEQTNLLALNAAIEAARAGQHGKGFAIVAEEIRELAEQTQESLGTIDKTINAVVESVQDVAEKMNRKHQFITKIKGVSENVEESTQKSIELMNQTLNASTSNMEDAKRSAKTISELTDSILKVNSLSQQNMFDIEDIQKLFILLEKLSSELDHKLNEFKTGDE; translated from the coding sequence ATGTTGGGAAAATTAAGCATACGAACAAAGTTATTGGCAATTTTTCTTTTGCCGACTATTGGTTTGGCTGTTCTTTTAGCTTTTACAAGCTTTGAGAAAAAAGCTGTTGTTGATGAGATGGATAATCTCAATGATATTGCAAAATTATCTTCCACTATGGCTGAAGTTATTTCTAGTTTGGAGAGAGAGAGAGCTTATACAACATCTTTTCTTTATCAGAATGGGAATGCTTTTCGAGAAGAGTTGAGAAAACAGAGAAATAGTAGCAATGAAACTATAAATAAGTTCAAGAGTACACTGTCATCTCTAAACAGAAATAATTATCCCGCAAATGTTAAAAAGAGTATTGACAATACTGTTATTGAAATAAGTAAGTTAGTAGATGAACGATTACAGATTAGTGGCTTAAAATTTAGTGTTGTTGAAGCTAGAAATCACTACACAAAAATAATAAACTCTTTTTTAAGAGCAATTGGTTCATTCTCATTTATAGCAAATGATCCGAAAACAATAAAGATGTTTTCAGCATATGCTAGTTTTTTAAATGCAAAAGAGACTCTTTCGCTACAAAAAACAGTTGGTTCTATTCTTTTTTCAAAAAATCAATTCTCAAATGAAGATAGAGAAAATTTTGGAAAATTCATTGTTGAGCATGATAGTTTTATAAAAAGTTTCAACATGTTTGCAGATAGCCAAACAAAATTACAAAAAAAGCTTTTGTTAAACAACAAGCTTTTGTCAAATGTAAAAAGACTTGAAGACACAATTATTAGAAACAACTCTATCGGTGGATTTAATGTAAATCCTAGAGATTGGGATACTCAATCAAGTTACATAATGGATAAAATTACTGAAGTCGAAAAATTTATCGAAAAAGATTTATCAAGAAAAAGAACAAATTTAATTATTCTTAGCTTTAAATTAGGAAATGTTTTAAATGCTATTCAGAGTGAAAGATATGTTTCGGGAGATTTTTACAATTCACGAAACGAGCTTTTAAAAGATTTTTTGAAAGGCGAACATCTAAAACTTGACAAAGCGATTTCAGAACTCTCTTCAATCTCAAAAAGAGCTTTTTCTAAAGATGTGTCAAAAGAACTATATCATTTTAATGAACAACTGGAAAAACTTGATGAGGTTAGAAAAGATATTTTGTCTTTTCAAATTGGGACTGACAAAATCAATAAATTCTACAACTCTTTTGCACACGAAGCTCTTGACATAATTCACTATGCAATTTTCTCATCAAATTTAAATAGTAATAGTTTCCGAACACTCTTAAGCTACTATGAAATTTTAGAGATAAAAGAGTTGCTTTCAAGAGAACAAAGTATTGTTTTAAGTGCTTTTAAAGAGAATAAGATTTCTATTATCGCCCATGGATCGCTTTTACAACTTGATGCAGAATTAGAAAAAGTTGTTCATAATTTTACAGTTGATGCACCTTCCAAAATTTCTAAAAAATTCAGAAAGCTTGTTTTGGAAAAAGATCAATTTACTGCAATTGAGAATATGAAAAAGGCAATTCAACAAACAGAACTTTTTGGTGGAATGAATATAAAACAGGAACATTGGGAAAAAGTTGTTTCCTCTGAAATTAATGCTTACAAAGAGTTAGAAAACTATATTATTAAAAACATTTTAGATTACACTTTTAAAATTAGCACAGAAATTAAAGTTGGTTTTGCTATTTTAAATGGAATTTTTATTGGTCTTCTTGTTCTTTCTCTACTTATTTCTTACTTGATTTTCCGTTCGATGACAAAAGCAGTTTCTGAATTTGAGAGAGCTTCTACACACTTTAAAGAACTTGATACAAGATTAGAAATTACTACACAAGATGAGCTTGGAAAAGCCCAAAGTAGTTTAAATACATTTATTGAACTTGTTCAATCTACTATTCAAGATGCAAAAAATACAAGCCGAGAAACAGTTGGAAATCGAGAAAATTTAAATACAAATCTTGATCAAATTCAGAGAGCAATATCAACCACAAGCGGAACAATTGTTGATATTGCAAACAAAATGGGTATTGTAAAAGCTACTTTAGGAATGTCTCTTACAGACTCTGAGACTACAAAAGACAAAATTTCACAAGCATATGAAGACCTCATCGTTTCTCAAAATGCAATTGACGAACTTATAAAAGAGGTAAGAAGTGATTCCGTTCGAGATTTACAAATGGCGGAAGATTTGACAGCTACAAGTAAGAAGACTCAAAATGTTCAAGAAGTAATTACAAAAATTGATGAAATTGCTGAACAGACAAATCTTCTTGCATTAAATGCTGCTATTGAAGCTGCTAGAGCTGGACAGCATGGAAAAGGCTTTGCAATTGTTGCTGAGGAGATTCGTGAATTAGCTGAACAGACACAGGAATCTCTCGGAACAATCGATAAAACAATCAATGCTGTTGTTGAAAGTGTTCAAGATGTTGCTGAAAAAATGAACCGAAAACATCAATTTATTACAAAAATAAAAGGTGTTTCTGAAAATGTCGAGGAATCTACTCAAAAAAGTATCGAATTGATGAATCAAACATTAAATGCTTCAACAAGCAATATGGAAGATGCAAAACGATCCGCAAAAACAATTTCAGAACTAACTGATTCCATCTTAAAAGTAAATTCTTTGTCTCAACAAAATATGTTTGATATTGAAGATATTCAAAAACTTTTTATTCTTCTTGAAAAACTCTCTTCAGAATTGGATCACAAATTAAACGAATTTAAAACGGGAGACGAGTAA
- a CDS encoding Response regulator containing a CheY-like receiver domain and a GGDEF domain CheY (PFAM: Response regulator receiver domain): MKILVVDDSSTMRRIIKNTLGRLNYKDILEAEHGVEAWAHMEENKDLGMLITDWNMPEMNGLELVKKVRASGEFNDLPIIMVTTEGGKAEVITALKAGVNNYIVKPFTPQVLKEKLSAVMG; this comes from the coding sequence TTGAAAATTTTAGTTGTAGATGATAGTTCTACTATGCGAAGAATTATTAAAAATACTCTTGGCAGATTAAACTACAAAGACATACTTGAAGCAGAACACGGTGTTGAGGCTTGGGCTCACATGGAAGAAAACAAAGACTTAGGAATGCTTATTACTGACTGGAACATGCCTGAAATGAACGGTCTTGAGCTTGTTAAAAAAGTAAGAGCCTCTGGCGAATTCAATGATCTTCCTATTATTATGGTTACAACAGAAGGTGGTAAAGCGGAAGTTATTACTGCATTAAAAGCTGGTGTAAATAACTATATTGTTAAACCATTTACTCCTCAAGTTCTTAAAGAAAAACTCTCTGCTGTTATGGGTTAG